In Gopherus evgoodei ecotype Sinaloan lineage chromosome 7, rGopEvg1_v1.p, whole genome shotgun sequence, the sequence ACCAGCGCCCCCTAGTGGGGAAAGGCTTTCTAATCCCGAACACTCATGTCCCTGAATATCCCAGCCTTGTGTACCAATATCTAGGCTCCATCTGATGACTGTGCTGGTCATGGGGCTTCAGGACAATGTTAAATTGACTTGGGCTTGGAATAGATCCTGTCTTCTAGCTCCCTCCCAATCTAAGCATCATTAAAACCCTCAGTGCCTGGTGAGTGTAAGCTACATCGAACACACTTGCTCTTTTGTCCAGCGGttcatttttcccctttgtttgaTTCATCTTACAAGAAAACCACAGTGGGATTCTAGAAAACCACCTTTCCCAGCATTGCCCTGGTTTCATGATATTTGCTGCTTTCATGTTTAAAGCtcctgctcctggagtcctggTATTATGAGAGACTCTTATTATGAGAGCCTGGTGTATGCTTAGATTTTGCCCCAGTAAAACTGTCAGTTACAGGTGCGATTGTTTGGCTTGTTTTAACTGCTCTATTCAGACCTGTACATGTCCTAGCATGGAGACAGTTAGAGGTGTGATGGTGACTTACCCCAGTGTATTTATCCAGGAATAGCTGTAGCAGTATAAACATACCTAGCTCTCACACCGCACTTGTCATGAGATCTGCCAAAGCACCAGCTGTGGGCCAGCTGCTGGGATCATCCAGGCATGTCTCGCCTCCTCaatccctgcctcacagaggcCTCGGGGACGctctgtctctcctgttctctgcctggagCTCAACAGTGGAGTTAAAACACAGTCCTCAAGAGACTAAAGTCATTGGACTCAGCACGGGTATTTGGATGGAATTGAATGGCCTGTGTTTCTAAGGGAGGCcaggctagatgatctaatggtcctggCTGGCTTTAGATTCTATGAAACTAACTGAAAGCACTTTACATCACtagccacattttacagatggagaaactgagacctGGAGctctgaagtgacttgcccaaggtcacccagcaggccagtggcagagatgggaatagaatccagatcccTGTCctgtgctctacccactaggccaCAGCTCTTCTGTATAGACACGGGCTTGGTTAAACTAATGCGACTCGGTGTGGGGATGTGCTTGTTTTGCTTCAAACTGGGTGCAGAGCTGCTTGACTTGTGTCAGTAAATTTGCAGGTGCCGGCTAAACCGGTTGGAAACCAAAAGCCAGTTTAAGTGAAACCAATGCAATCCGTGTGTGcatatgtatttttaatatttccaacCTGTGGGTGCAGGGAGAAGCTTGGAAACAACTGAAAATCCAGACAGTAGCTTTAGGGGGGGAAAGTGTgtgtttcaaaaacaaacaaaacaaaacaaaaaatttaagCCAATAGCGTGGTGATTTTCCAGCCGGCTCATGATTTTGGAACTCCTAGGGGCGGTGAGACTGCTTTCCTGCTGCCTGATCCAATCCAAAACATTGGCTGTATCCCTGGGAATTGTTTAGCTGTGAAGTGCCACGTGAATTGGAATGGTGGGGTCACATTGTGATGGCAATTCTTAGATTTCTGGTCTGACGTCCTGTCAAGTCACTCTTCAATTAATTCCCGTTTGAACTGAAGCAGATCTGTCAGCCCAACATCCGGTCCGGATTTAAAaagtgccagtgatggagaatccactccaGCCCTTCATCCATTGTTCCTTGGAACttgtttgtctggcttcaacaTCCAGCTGCTGGGTCGTTAGGCCTTTGCTggatagactgaagagccctcggTAATCAAATGtctgttccccatgcaggtaccTGGAGACACTGACAGCATGAAGCCCAGGCTGCTGCACAATCAAGGTTGAAAATGAGGCGGAAGGAAAATTTTCCATCGAAAATATTTGTCCCTGGAAAGTTGTGGGtttgatttaaagaaaatattttgcaaaaagcACCTGCTTCCCATGGGAAATGTCTGGGCATTTTTTGTATTGGTTTGGggtattttttgtcaaaaagcaAAAGATTTCAATTTGgagatgctgctgcagtgcttcatGGGAGTTTTAGTTTGGACACCCCATGTCCTTGATTTTCCTGTACGAGCTGGTCTTTTCCAGACAGATGACATTTCCAGTGAGGTACCCTTTCAAGGacagtggtgcattatgggagatgtagtctgacctgGGAGCCTGGCCTATTGAAAAGAATGAGGTAACTGAAACGCAACTCCCATGagacacagcagcagcaacaaaatgtttttttgggACAAAGTTTGGCTTTTGGCTGAAGTCCTTCAACCTTTCctgaaaaaacaaaatgattttgattcattttcatcaaaattttgcaAGGCAAAACCCCATTGCCCGACCCGTTCTGTTTACACGCCGTTTGCTTTCCTGCAGTGACAACCATGGTGGAAATTTTGGAGAGGACGAGTCCAAACCCAGCGTATCTTGGGTACTGAAGGAGCTGTGTGTTGAATGGAGACCCGGCCCTACAGTCAGATCTTAGCGGGGTGAACCGCTGGAGTAAATGGGGCTCTCTGGACATGGGCGCTGGAACAatctgtatagtgggggtgctgagccaTTCAACCTAACTGCAAACTCTGTATAaacggaaaccacttcaagctggggggcagcagcccccttccctcccccctagtTCCAGaccctgtggctctggaaccacgGCCCCAGACCTACTAACAGCCTCCTCTGCAAAGGGTGGTCTTTTTGCTGCAACTGACTGCAACTCAGCACCGACAGCACAGATACCCTCGTTTCAGGGGACAGCCTGAAATGTTAGTCATTGAACTGGACTGAAGTTTGCAATCTCTGCACTTTCCCCGGCCTGGGCTGCGCAGGAGGGCAGATGAGATGATCCACAGTGTCTCTTGCAGTCAATTAACTAggtttgaagttttgttgttgttcctgtgtaagggccctgatcttgcaagctACTCAGGTATGTGAGTAAATTATTTCTGTTCTGAGAGTGCCTGGCATTTCTGACTAAGACTGGggagcctccctcccaccccttgggcaggtgctgcacaaacacggGGTGAAACCGTCCCTGCAAGAGCTTAGAGCCTGAATAGAcgaagggcaggagaggaaaaagaggcagagaatggcAAATTGAGCTGCTCCAGTCAGTGAccaagctgggaacagaacccaggagtcctgacacccagcctgccctgctctaCCTCAGTAGATTCAgctccctgcccagagctggggatagaactgaCTCCCACTGCTTTCCCATAAAGCTAGTCTAGTATGTCCAGGCAACAGCGGACAAAGCAAACACCCCTCACCAATCCCAGGGCCATTGTGTTTTGCAGCAGAACAAACTGGGCACGTTTAAACCTCCCGACAGCGAGTTAAGTTTCCATTGGAAAAATAGGACCATTGGCCATTGTCCGTGTGGCAAGCCAGGAATTCTGTCTGTGGGTGCAGCTCCCTGTGGCAGGGCCATTTCCATAGGAAATATCGTAGTTTtacagtgtgtgtttgtttaaaggtgacttgaaaagaaggtgggggagggggaattaatAAAATGAGGCATCTGCTCCTCTTTATGGCCTGTAAGTCTGGTTTGgttatctttctttttaaaaggtatttcctTGTTTATTAGGAGCATTATGGTAGCACTTAGAACCCCCATTAGGCTGGGCCCTGTACACCTAGCGAGAGATGGTTCCTGCTCCCAAAGAGCtgagtctaaatagacaaagagtgggagagaaaactgaggcaccgagaggATTtgggacttgctcaaggtcagaggcagagctgggaatagagcccagaaGTCAGGACTCCCAGGGcctgtctacattgcaatgtaagtcCAGAGTGAGTAGAACTGGAAAGGGTGCAGATCCTAGGTTTGTTAATCTAGGGTTTGAGCATCTACACTCCTTTGTTACCCCGGGTTAGGGATTGTTGAACCCTGGGGACCAACCTAGGGCTCCAGCATCTGTATTGAATTATGCAGGCCCGAGTCCAACTACCGTGTCCCACACTTCCTTGTGCCCTCCCAAAACGTGGCTGCGCTAGCCTTTTAGTCGTGGTACAGGGTGGGAAACCTTGCCTgttcagaggacaaagaaagttgacccatgggattgtgggagaCTGTTGGCAGACTCCCAGGGCTTGAGTCCAGTAGAGCTGCCGCTacattgcaaagcaatagggcttggacCCTCTACTCCTCTGGGGTCCTCTGACCCTGAGTTAGTGCAATTTGTGTGTAGACGGAAGGGGGGTTAGGActgagttcaaaccctgggcttacactaCAGTGTAGATACCACGCCCCactcagagctggggatagaacccaggaatcctgagtaCCGGCCTtctctgctctgaccactagacaccactcccctcccagagctagaaataggatccaggagtcctgacttacAGGCCAGTGCCCTATCCTCTGGTCCATACTTCTGTTCACCTCTGCAGCCATGGAAGTTAAATTTTCCCATCCAAAGATCAGaggctgctggctctggggtggtgcaCTACCTCACATTAGAACATcacttctcttcctccctttCCTTAGATCCCTGGGAAGCTGAAGGATAATAAGGTGCCTGGAAAGGAAATTCATTTAATGCGGGGAACTGTTCTCCCCACTTAGGCTGGTGTTGCTATCGCTTTCAGGAGGGTTGGTTTTGTTGAATGCCCTACAAACAATTGGGAGGGAAACTGTCAAAATTCAACTCCTGCTTTCTTTCTTCCCTAGATTTATTTCTTGCAGAAGTGTAGTTCTGTGGGGAAAAGTTTCTAAGCCCGACTCAGGAGAGTTGCAGTAATTGTGATTCCATTAGGACGACAGGAGCCTGACTCAAGCCCCCTTCTGAAGAGGCTTGGCCCCTTTTGGGGGGGTGACTAGCAGGACATCCTTGAAATGGGGGCACCCCAGAATTGCCAGTGTGAAACTTTTGGCTGAGGATCCTGCTGAGAATGGTGGTAATAGCAATAACTAGTAATGGGGGCTCTTCCAGATCTTTATATGCCCATAAAGATGCACCTAGAAGAAAGAAAAGGGCAGGTCTCCAATTCCTCTCCCCCAGAACCAGCTCTCAGAGGCTGTGGCAGAGAATGGGGGCATGAATCCAATCCCTCTAGTGCCCCTCAGTGGGGGACTGGGGCATgatgccagccccccccccccccccgcactcaggCACTGGGCGATTGGGCTGGAATCCTGCTCTCTAAGCACTGAGTTGGTGGGATAAAGGGCCACCAGCCCCTCCATGCTCTAGCTTTGGGAGCCGCCAGGGTACTGTGGGGAGTTGGGTGCTCACTAGCAGCACAGccgctccacctcctcctcgcAGCTGTAGAACTGCTGGAAGACCCCCTCAGCCGAGCCGTTGCACTCGAACCAGCGCCGCAGGGTCCCCAGGGCCTTCAAAGCATCGGCCTTGGTGGGCAGGCTGCCAAAAaggtcctctccctccccctcctcctcttcctcctccttataggccccagctgggggcagggctgggggacaggCCAGCTCTGTCTCCATGTCCACAAAGCGCCAGAAATCTTCTAGGCTCATCCCCCTggggggggcaaggctggggggcCCCAGGGACCCCTTCCCCTTAGAGCAGCCGGCCTCCCTAAAGCACCGTTCCACCAGGGAGGGCTGGACTTTGTCCCAAGCGGCCGCCACCATGTGGAGGGCGTCCAGCACAGTGATGGAGGCAGCGATGgaggctggggagctgtcagTCTCGCTGCTGATGGAGGACACTTTGCCCAGAAGCCTGCGCTTGTAGCGGGACTTGAAATCACGGACGATGTCGGGGTGGAGTGGGCAAGGCGAGGGGCTGTCGTCATGGCGAGGCCGTGGGGGCAGGAAGACCAGGCGGATGTTGGCtggctctggatcagggcagcGCCGCTCGGCGTCCAGCACCAGCGCCACACTGCGGTGCTGCCGGCCCATCTCCCGGTCAAAGTCCGTCAGCCACTCTGAGAAGAGCTCCGGTGTCAGCTGACCATTGGCGCTGCTGCGGTAAAGGACCGGCAAAGCTTCCGTGTTGACCCCAAAGAAACATCGCGGAGCCAGCCGCCTGCCGACCACCACGGGCTTCCGCTTCTCTGTGCCGCTCCCGTTCACGCACAGCGCCACGCAGAGCCGCTCCCTTCCCTCCCGCTCCCTGCCCGGCATGGCCTTATACAGCAGCACCACCTCCCCGCAGCCAAAAACATTCTCCGGGGCAAAAtccttcagcagctggggcaggctgAGGGAAGCCGGTGCCGGTCCCTTGTCGCACGGGGGCTCAGGGGCATGGACCGCTCGTGCTGGGTGCCGCTGGCCAAAGCAGACGTTGTTACGGCGCTTCCACCGCACCAGCCAGCCAATGCTAGGCACAAACTCCTGGCCCATGATGTCCGCGAGCTCCTTGGCTTTCTGAAGCAGCATGGGCCCCGTGACGTCCCACATCTTGGTGCGGGCGATGTGGAACCAGCACAGCAGGGCCTCGTCAATGCTGCTGTATTTGGACTCCCGCTTGCGCTTCCGCTCCCGGTTGGCCGTCCCGCTGCACCAGTCGGCCAGCAGCTTCTCCTTGTTCTTGCAGATGCGGGAGATCTGGGGCTGGGAGACTTGGAAGCGACGAGCCACCTCTGACTGGGACATCTTGGATTCGTCCAGCATCTCCAGCACCTGGATCTTCTCTGCCAAGGAAAGAGCATGAAGTTTCTTCTTCCCGTTCAGCTCCATGGCAGATCTGGAGTGGGAAGCGAAGGGATGTGCCAGGCACTGGTGGGTGGAATATctagaggagaaagaagagaccctcccacccaacccccccaGAAAACCTTAGTCAGCCATTGATAAGACGGGGAGACAGAATCCAAGGGAAACTTAACAACCCTGTGGCTAGAACCCAAGAGTCatgactcccagctcctgctcccatcTCACTAAGTttcatcccctcccagagctgggactagagtcCTGGAATCTTGGCTCCCAGAACCATGCCCAGTTGACTCAGCCACAACCACCTAAATGTAATTTTAATAAATATGGGAGACATTTCTGGGGAGGCCGTCTCAGTTAGTTAAATGCCTAATTTGAAGGGAACCACCCAGCTCAAAACTGCCCCCAAATTTAGGTTGCTTAAAAATGCAGCTTGTCCAAATGACCGATCGTACACTTTTAAGCACAGGGATTGTCTTATTTCATGCAGCTCTTGGCACAACAGGTGCCTCTGATCTGTCAAGCGGGGGCTGGTGCAGAATCATGGGGCCTCATTCTCAGCTCCGGGGCTATGTAGTGCCTGAcacaagggggccctgatctcagtaggggaagagggaggtggCCAATGCCctgcacaacggggccctgatttcagctgggACCCCTATGTGTTATCACAAACAGCACAAGTTTTCTATTATGACATTTGATTGTAATGCCACCTTTCTCCTACAGTGGACACAGCCCAAACATTGCCTCCTTGGGGAAACTGATATGTAATGGGGAAATTGACTACTAGAGAAACCAGGCTCTGAATTCATAACCTGTAGATGGTTTTTAAACAGGAGCAGCCCTGCTAGATAAAACCAGTGGGCCCCTCTAGCCCAGCAGTCACCAGTACCAGCCGCTTCACAGGAAAGTACCGTGATCTCTGCAGCTATAGGATAACTTGCCCTacgagggggagggagaagatttTACTCCTGACCCCAATAGCTAGAGGTTGGCTTTATATCCCTTCCAGCTAGTAGAAATCCTAAGTGTAGGGAAAAGATGCCCCTCGAACAGGCTTCGTTTTAACACCCACCCACCCGTATTTTTGGAAAGATAGCTCCTCGCGCGCGCGCACACAAATAATTTAGCATGATGCCCCCGGGGGAGCGGAACCTCAGCTGGCGGGGGAAGAGCTAAATCCGGCATAAGCTGCCCGGGCTGCGGGGACGGGACAGCAGCTCTGCAGGCCTCGCCTCGCACACAACTACCGCTCCCGGGGGGAGTCCCGGTGCAAGCTACCTTTGCTCCGTACGTACCTAGGAGAGAGCCTGGTCCCCTGGCTCTCCGGGGGCTACAGCAGGGGCCATCCCTGGCCTGGGGGAGTTGAGAGCTTCAGGTTTCCGGATCCTGATCCCCCCCACTTCTGGATCTTCAGTTttcagcagcagcggcggcggcaAAGGCTCGGAGTAAAACCTGGCCGCTGGATGCCGGCGCTTTAGGAGTGCTGGAGAAACCAATCCGTCGGCTGGTTCGGCTCCGCTGCCCAGGTTTGGGCGATCCAGGGTCCGGGTTTACACGCGCCTAAGTCCCCTGCCGCTCACACCTTGTCTAGGTCCAGAAAGGGATGTAAACGGTTCAGCAAAGAGGGGAATTACGGGTCGTTTCCTCCCCCTTGCAAGTGCCGAAAGGCTGGGGGGCTGCACCGGGAGCCCGGCGGGGTTTCACTTTGCCACTGGCGCGGCTGATGGGCCAGTGGGTCTTCTCCCCCAGGGGAGTGGGGTGAATGTCCCTGGCCAGCAGGACCTTGGAGGTGAAAATCCTGCAGCCAACAAGAGCAGGAGTTTTGTGTCAGATGGCTTGTTATCCCGCGGGGGGCCCGGGGAGACAGCTGGCGAGTGGCCCAGGCCTGAGCATGGTTCTGCTCTAAGGAGATATGCTGGAGAGACTTTATTGTCGAAAGCCATGTATTTTTGGGTGCATATTTATCGTCCAATCGTGGAACGACAGGGTGTTTGCGgcagaatcaggactcctggcttctcttcCCGACTCCCAGGCCCCCTTCGCCAACCCACTtgacctccccttctcccccccaaccccactagAGCTTggccccagaagtcctggctgccagccacccccattcccctgctccaaccctggaGTTCCCGCTAGGGTGCAATGGGGGAGATATAAGTTAATCAATCAGCGAAGACTGTGAAtgaggaagactgaaaaaaattgtcTTTAAAATGCATCTAAACCAGCTGGCTGCTAACCCAGTCCTGGCTGCACAGGCATCCCAGGGGCACACACAGCAGGGTGCTGTAGTAAAGACCAGAGCACGGTTTTCATGTCATAAGCAATCTGTTGTttcctatcagaggggtagccctgctagtctggatctgtaaaagcagcaaagaatcctgtggtaccttatagactaacagacgttttggagcatgagctttcgtgggtgaatacccacttcatcagatgcatgcagaacTATTTGGGAAGTTTAATGTAATGGTTTTTGGCAGAACATTTTATTGGTGGTTTTCACAGAAAATTTGAGTTTTCcttttttgacaatttttttccattgttCGCAGCAGTggtgtagccatattggtcccaaaATATTAAagcgacaaggtgggtgaggtgatctcttgtattggaccaacctctgttggtgaaagagacgtgctttcagctctgtgtaagctggaagcttctctctttcaccaccagcggttggtccaatacaagagaTCACCTCACCCGCCTTCTTTCTCtcagtttttccattgacattTTTGACAAAACAATGCTTTGGTTTTGTCTTCATTTAAACTTTccctggcagggggtgggggtaggtgAGGGCGTGAATCAATTTCCAATGAGCTCTGATGGCCTCTTTTTGCCTTGCTGAGTTCTACACCAATGCCTTCTAGCAAAACCCACCTACCTGCTATGGCTgtcacagggagggagaggagctgtggggggtggggcatgggaaGTGGAGTGTATAGTTAGAACAGCACTGGGGCGGCTCTCATTCTTTTCTGTGTAGAGTCATCACCGTGGTATCTGGGCACCTTCCTTTGGTCCATTGAGCAACCTGATGCCACATTTGTCATGTAGGgtttcttctcccctcctctcccagggtgAGAAGCACGAGCAGTGgaatgtcttgttttggtagggtttttgaATATAGCTGTTGCTCTGTATTTGTATTAGAGAAGACAGGACAAGGAGATGCACCTGACACTTGGAGCAGAAGGCAGCAAGGTTTGGGATGGGCCTTAGCTCCTCAGGGAGCTCATTCTGCAGCCCCCCAGAAAGATCTGTCTCCCTGCACAGATGAGATTTACCCTTATTGTAGAGTGCCACTGGGTCAGAGGAGCGGAGTGGGGGGCTCCATCCTGCAATTATAGGCAGCCTTCTTGGTACCTTGGGTGCAAGTCATGGAGCCTGCAGGACccagaccttgaacttgattcagCATTGTACaggaagccagtgcagagagcagAAGAGAGGTCTGATGCGTTAAGAGTAGCTGGCACTGCTGAGGAGATACGCTGCAACTGACCACGTCAGCTGGCGTTTTCTCGGGGCTGAAGGTGTCACACCCAGGTCACTGCAGTGCTGTGGTTGAGCTGAGCAATGCCCAAAGctgaataactgaggccaggtcatggttggccaggctggggcagcaTCTCTGAGCCAGCTGGAGATGGTCGAAAGCATTAGTCACGGAGTGGGCGCTGAGGACCCGACTCTGATGGGGGCTGGGTAATTTAAAAACACCTGGGAGTTGAACGATAAACCAGACCAACAGCCATGTAGCTTTGCTTTCTCTGCCTGTGATCAGCAGAGTTCACGACAGCTGCATCTTTGAGCCCCCTATTAACTTGTGTTTCACTGAAGTGTTTTCTAGAGTCTGGatctgatggagaatccacccctgTCCTTGGCAggttgttccaattgttaatcaCTCTCCCTTTGAAAAATGTGTCCTGTATTTGAATGTGTCTGGCTTTCACTTCCAGCCTTCAGTTTTTagtctgcctttctccactaggttaaagagccctttaggaCCTGGGATTTTTTCAGTGGGAAGGTGCTTACATACCAAGATCAACTCACTGCTTAATCTTCTTTGtgattaaactaaactaaactaatcgAGCtcttttaagtctctcactgtcagGCCTTTTTTTCCACCCATCTtagtggctcttttctgcaccctctccaatttaaccAACGCCCTTCCTAAAACatggaccccagaactggacgcaccctgccccaaaacagagcaATGGAAagggtcctccaagctgcctagagtgactgtgtgggacacagccaatcagggcccagcagcctattataagaagagctgcaggtgcagagggagttcagttccttgctggagctgtaGGAGTGTGGCTGGTTGGCTGATAAGAGTTAAAGAACCCTGGATAGGGCTGCACTGCCAGTACCTGGGGAGAGCAAGAAAGTGCCCTGAGCTGGTTACTAGATCTCCATTATGATGAGGCCCTGAGATAAAGGTGAAGACACTGTgaggaagtggctcagggaattAGAGAAGCCATGTGACACAAAGGGACACAGCAGACACCTGTTATCTACagggttcctgggctgggacctagagtggtgggcaggcctgggtccccacctccaccccgttAGTCACTGGGGGGAAATGGCCTGGACATTAAGGCAcccccagaaggggaactgaatgATAGTGGCCCAACTGGAGAGCTGTAGCCAGGAACCCCCAAGAGGGTGAAGACATTATCCTTGCTCTGGGATagagcagtgccccagggctctCTCCCTGGAAACAATCTGAGAGAGTGTGTGCAGCTGTGCACACTTGGCCAAGGGGTGCTCATGCGAGGCACCCTGTTACAGCATCCCAGGACTGGATCAGCCTGTGATGGGGCATCCACCTCACACTGGCCAGTAAGGGGTTAATAAAGCCCTAGGGAGGCTGAGTGaaaagcagccaataggagaggGACTTTGAAGAGTGGTCACTCAGGGCCCCCTTATAAGAGTTGCATGATGGACAGAGGAGAGCAGAGTGAGTAGCTGCATGGAGCTGGTAGAGGAAGGATTGTATCTGGAGTAGGCTGCAATGctgtagcaccttggacagagcagtgcaggcAGGAccccagggagaggggaaggagctcTGGATGAGCCGCTGAGACTGAGGAGGTTGCTGTGGCCCAGGATCATAGAGGCAAAAGAACACAGTAAGTGACTGTGGATCAGAGAGTCCTTGGGCTCAcgcctggagtagtgggtgggcctgggtcttcCCATTGTGGAAGTATCTGTCACCActggggcagtggctggactACTGAGGAGCTAAACCTCCCCCAGAAGGGGGGACATGGACAGTGCCATGGCTGGAGGACCAAGCCacaaagaggatgctgcagttcctGAGGCGGCGGGAGGGTCTGTAGGCAGATGATGGAGATCAAGTGACAGTGTGAAGTTTGTCGACCTTGAGCTCATCCCCAGAGCGACCTAGGGGAGGCACCAGGCCGGTGGTAACAGCGTGACACAGTCCTTTGGGCCACTGTGTTGCACTGGCAGCTCATATTGAATTGCTTGTCCACTGTGACCCTCATATCctttagagtcactgctttccaggataaaACCTTCAAAATGGAAGCCTGTGTTTGTTTGGCATAGAAAACAACTCTGTCTTGACCTCAGTGCTCTTTCACTTAGTGAAAGGGTTTCCTATGGCATCTTTGGCTGtaatttttcttct encodes:
- the TIGD3 gene encoding tigger transposable element-derived protein 3, whose product is MELNGKKKLHALSLAEKIQVLEMLDESKMSQSEVARRFQVSQPQISRICKNKEKLLADWCSGTANRERKRKRESKYSSIDEALLCWFHIARTKMWDVTGPMLLQKAKELADIMGQEFVPSIGWLVRWKRRNNVCFGQRHPARAVHAPEPPCDKGPAPASLSLPQLLKDFAPENVFGCGEVVLLYKAMPGREREGRERLCVALCVNGSGTEKRKPVVVGRRLAPRCFFGVNTEALPVLYRSSANGQLTPELFSEWLTDFDREMGRQHRSVALVLDAERRCPDPEPANIRLVFLPPRPRHDDSPSPCPLHPDIVRDFKSRYKRRLLGKVSSISSETDSSPASIAASITVLDALHMVAAAWDKVQPSLVERCFREAGCSKGKGSLGPPSLAPPRGMSLEDFWRFVDMETELACPPALPPAGAYKEEEEEEGEGEDLFGSLPTKADALKALGTLRRWFECNGSAEGVFQQFYSCEEEVERLCC